A genome region from Aliivibrio salmonicida LFI1238 includes the following:
- a CDS encoding DUF3413 domain-containing protein, with protein sequence MTFKQKLHSHGWFILINSLIAMAIATRYFAFLPEIPTDILGFSFITSGTFSQMVLLVGLIGLVALPALAIRPAKIRNGLQALIASICIATLFIDILVFAQYRFHINAVVLELVLSGQVVSFPLITWVTVIGGVIALVVGQYLLISWLEKPAAITQHKLGRKFALITFFALLATHGIHIWAAANAYQPVTTVKRYLPAFYPATSTSMMKKYGWVNEEAIAQQKAMKLNRKSDLNYPLAPLQKEAVEKPINIMILTVDSWRADTFNAENTPNMWEYAQSGVIFNNHIATGNATRTGIFGLFYGIPGTYWHGFLANQKTPALIDRLQELNYDMGIFTAAQLEKPEFNQTVFKNIPNLRIKSEGGSPSELDKDLTKDWLEWYSKRDTSKPAFSFLFYDAPHGYDFPKDYAHRYEPMLDEINYLELSNDSDPTPFFNRYKTSVHFVDSVAKQVLDKLKETGDLENTLVIITGDHGQEMNDNRMNFWGHNSNFTDAQVKVPFAIFGPKINGKALDWTADDLTSHQDVVPTLMKNYLGVTNNIKDYSVGEDLLGKHVDRNWIMTSNYSGYAIIDKESILEVGATGQYQLLDKTNRPMKDAELNYQHLQEALEQISRFSK encoded by the coding sequence TTGACATTTAAACAAAAACTTCACAGTCACGGTTGGTTTATTTTAATCAACAGTCTTATTGCGATGGCCATTGCTACTCGTTATTTTGCCTTCTTGCCAGAGATCCCAACGGACATACTTGGTTTTAGTTTTATTACTTCAGGCACCTTTAGCCAAATGGTATTACTAGTGGGATTAATCGGTCTGGTTGCTTTGCCTGCTCTAGCAATTCGTCCTGCAAAAATACGTAATGGGTTGCAAGCATTAATCGCCTCTATTTGTATTGCGACGTTATTTATTGATATCTTAGTGTTTGCTCAATACCGATTCCACATTAATGCCGTTGTTCTTGAATTGGTGCTTTCTGGTCAAGTAGTAAGCTTTCCACTCATTACATGGGTAACGGTTATTGGTGGAGTAATTGCTCTGGTTGTTGGTCAATACCTTTTGATCTCTTGGTTAGAAAAACCAGCCGCAATAACTCAGCACAAATTGGGTCGTAAATTTGCACTTATAACGTTCTTCGCATTATTAGCAACCCACGGAATTCATATTTGGGCTGCAGCGAACGCCTACCAACCCGTGACAACAGTAAAACGTTATTTACCTGCTTTTTACCCTGCAACATCAACAAGCATGATGAAAAAATATGGCTGGGTAAATGAAGAAGCCATTGCTCAACAAAAAGCGATGAAGCTAAATCGTAAAAGTGATTTAAATTATCCGCTTGCACCATTACAAAAAGAAGCGGTTGAAAAGCCAATTAATATTATGATTTTGACTGTTGATTCATGGCGCGCAGATACCTTTAACGCAGAAAATACGCCAAACATGTGGGAATACGCGCAATCAGGCGTGATTTTTAATAATCACATCGCAACAGGTAATGCGACACGTACGGGTATCTTTGGATTGTTCTATGGCATTCCAGGCACGTATTGGCACGGCTTCTTAGCTAACCAGAAAACACCTGCGTTAATTGATCGCCTACAAGAACTCAATTATGACATGGGAATATTCACAGCAGCACAGCTAGAAAAGCCTGAATTTAACCAGACTGTCTTTAAAAACATTCCAAATTTACGCATTAAATCAGAAGGTGGCTCGCCATCAGAACTAGATAAAGATCTAACTAAAGATTGGCTAGAGTGGTACAGCAAGCGTGATACCTCTAAACCTGCATTCTCATTCTTATTCTATGATGCACCGCATGGGTATGATTTCCCTAAAGATTATGCACATCGATATGAGCCAATGCTAGATGAGATTAATTATTTAGAATTGAGTAATGATAGCGATCCAACGCCTTTCTTTAATCGCTATAAAACGAGTGTACATTTTGTTGATAGTGTAGCAAAACAAGTATTAGATAAACTAAAAGAAACGGGTGATTTAGAAAATACGTTAGTGATTATTACGGGTGACCACGGTCAAGAAATGAATGATAACCGCATGAATTTCTGGGGTCATAATAGTAACTTTACAGACGCTCAGGTGAAGGTTCCGTTTGCTATATTTGGGCCAAAGATAAATGGTAAAGCGTTAGATTGGACGGCAGATGATTTAACTAGCCACCAAGATGTCGTTCCAACCTTGATGAAAAACTACTTAGGTGTAACAAACAACATTAAAGATTACTCAGTAGGTGAAGATCTATTAGGCAAGCATGTTGATCGTAATTGGATCATGACTTCAAACTACAGTGGTTATGCAATTATTGATAAAGAGTCGATTTTAGAAGTTGGTGCAACAGGACAATATCAATTGTTAGATAAGACTAACCGTCCAATGAAAGATGCTGAATTAAATTATCAACATCTTCAAGAAGCATTAGAGCAGATTAGTCGATTTAGTAAGTAG